A window from Theobroma cacao cultivar B97-61/B2 chromosome 3, Criollo_cocoa_genome_V2, whole genome shotgun sequence encodes these proteins:
- the LOC18605897 gene encoding zinc finger with UFM1-specific peptidase domain protein, with translation MESSACPFCHLTFPSLELQRHANSHFEDEDEEAKDLKLANQIASSSGSVDVDSVSPLIASQTRSNFYHVKDGLISLLKNCLELETQHNSSVTILSGYVDHFQCLPSVDVGWGCGWRNIQMLSSHLLAHRQEARQVLFGGSGFVPDIAFLQRWLEIAWERGFDPPGAQHFKCKIYGSNHKIGTTECAALFRSFGLRARVVDFGPKESQPFYLSVPGSTLGQTVMKRSIIQVSGPMDRYVHHQQGSMKPRHSFDSLGYGRSGNFKGKSGGPQILVDWVWNYFSDKGLTISGSNRVVVSDRAPLYFQHDGHSRTIVGIQVKHQQNGMHQFNLLIMDPSDGTIALERSLKKNVGWQKLIKRGVHTLKMPQYQLCYIDPGIASRVELQQLKTINSIFIEL, from the exons ATGGAATCTTCCGCTTGTCCTTTTTGTCATCTCACATTTCCCTCCTTAGAACTCCAACG GCACGCCAACAGTCACTTCGAGGATGAAGACGAGGAAGCTAAAGACCTGAAATTGGCTAATCAAATCGCCTCTTCTTCAGGCTCTGTTGACGTGGATAGCGTTTCCCCCTTGATTGCTTCACAAACAAGGAGCAACTTTTACCATGTAAAAGATGGGTTGATATCCTTGCTGAAAAACTGTTTAGAACTAGAAACCCAACACAACTCATCAGTAACCATATTGTCTGGCTACGTTGATCACTTCCAATGCCTTCCGTCCGTGGATGTTGGTTGGGGTTGTGGCTGGCGTAACATCCAAATGCTAAGCTCTCATTTGCTTGCTCACAGGCAGGAAGCTAGACAAGTACTGTTTGGTGGGTCGGGTTTTGTTCCTGATATTGCTTTCCTCCAACGTTGGCTTGAGATTGCTTGGGAAAGGGGATTTGATCCACCTGGTGCCCAACATTTTAAGTGCAAAATCTATGGTTCCAATCATAAGATTGGGACTACTGAATGTGCTGCACTTTTCCGTTCATTTGGCCTTCGTGCTAGGGTGGTTGACTTTGGTCCCAAAGAATCTCAGCCCTTTTATCTTTCTGTTCCTGGTTCTACTCTTGGACAAACAGTGATGAAAAGGAGCATAATTCAAGTTTCTGGACCGATGGATAGATATGTTCATCACCAGCAGGGTTCAATGAAGCCAAGACACTCTTTTGACTCTTTGGGCTATGGGAGGAGTGGTAATTTTAAAGGGAAAAGTGGGGGACCTCAGATTCTGGTTGATTGGGTGTGGAATTACTTTTCAGATAAAGGGTTAACCATATCTGGCTCCAACCGTGTTGTAGTCAGTGATAGAGC GCCTTTGTACTTCCAACATGACGGACATTCACGAACAATTGTTGGGATTCAAGTTAAACATCAGCAGAATGGGATGCATCAGTTCAATCTCTTGATTATGGACCCTTCTGAT GGAACTATTGCTTTGGAAAGATCACTAAAAAAGAATGTGGGGTGGCAGAAGCTTATTAAAAGAGGAGTCCACACCCTGAAGATGCCTCAATACCAG TTGTGCTATATTGATCCTGGAATTGCGAGTCGGGTGGAGCTGCAACAgctcaaaacaataaatagcATCTTCATTGAATTGTAG
- the LOC108661084 gene encoding U2 small nuclear ribonucleoprotein auxiliary factor 35 kDa subunit-related protein 2-like: MAPTIAAAGPNSIAKKEEEEELRKRNQELERELKESREREEQMRKELQKTWERLRVAEEAEERLCSQLGELEAESVNQARAYNAHILSLMDQLSKANLLVHNHRSSVPISIL, encoded by the coding sequence ATGGCTCCAACAATAGCCGCTGCTGGTCCCAATTCCATAGcaaagaaagaagaggaagaagagtTGAGGAAGAGAAACCAGGAGTTGGAGAGGGAGTTGAAGGAGAGCAGGGAAAGGGAGGAGCAGATGAGAAAGGAGTTACAAAAGACATGGGAAAGGCTAAGGGTGGCGGAAGAGGCAGAAGAAAGGCTCTGTTCTCAGCTGGGAGAGCTAGAAGCAGAGTCCGTCAATCAGGCCCGTGCTTACAACGCCCACATCCTCTCCCTCATGGACCAGCTCTCCAAGGCTAACCTTCTCGTGCACAACCACCGCTCCTCTGTACCCATCTCCATCCTCTGA
- the LOC18605896 gene encoding autophagy-related protein 13a, whose protein sequence is MEMDRESGKLEQIVYQFRSKILHVILDSRVPSLHHRHQRQLQQQESLSLSRVRKTDKWFNLVLGDRPAVLENLNFSLRNLLDPMIIDVILVHNGSCSSSVDNLYTPSAAASGPSTETVIERWVVQYDCPRVIATPSGADTSVSYKKTYKKSIVLLRSLYAQMRLLPAYRIFRQLSSLSQTYNFDLIYKVSSFSHPFSREEEDVMKEYSFVPVEALPGHLCVSVTYCPTLSEFNLEPLVSLPPKIITDYVGSPTTDPMRSFPSSEKGVRATSFPLRGVRPPSSAPFQRPHSWSSGFHRGFPFTQNQSLGGSPPAYRTSPVPYDIASPPSDMYGNRIQNHRLSTLQQVTAYDEYQLSPPFSPSASPSPPTYLSSANPLLTHHRSETAPVTIPLPLTGRSSRYLSPNSSDPSRHSLPPLSPRSSKHDASSQESPSGIRSYRKIEALRAGESPSGLANHYSVLKVVKDSKDDSGRFSGLLSSSGSPRIGFSRSSSRLSFQDDTDDCEFSCPFDVDDVDASDSLASQNIEGKKASEFTAQSAGKKSQDAAVGILVHMLRTALPLRQDSSCYSAYSLKTECEGGFGTASEFYMPRKTADALEELKSYREMKDLLLSKSGARVVRKEEM, encoded by the exons ATGGAAATGGATCGAGAATCTGGAAAATTGGAACAAATTGTTTACCAATTTCGTTCCAAGATCTTGCACGTTATTTTAGACTCGAGGGTCCCTTCTCTTCACCACCGCCACCAGCGGCAACTGCAACAACAAGAATCGCTTTCTCTTTCTCGGGTGAGAAAGACTGACAAATGGTTCAATTTAGTATTAGGAGACCGCCCCGCGGTTCTGGAGAATCTCAATTTCTCCCTTAGGAATCTCTTGGATCCTATGATAATTGACGTGATACTCGTTCATAATGGTTCTTGTTCCTCATCGGTGGACAATCTCTATACCCCTTCAGCTGCAGCTTCGGGACCTTCTACCGAGACTGTTATAGAAAGATGGGTTGTTCAATATGATTGCCCTCGGGTTATTGCTACTCCAAGCGGTGCTGATACTTCTGTGTCTTATAAGAAGACTTACAAGAAGTCCATTGTACTTTTGCGATCTCTTTATGCGCAAATGAGGCTTCTCCCAGCATATAGAATCTTTCGGCAGCTAAGTTCGTTGAGCCAGACATATAATTTCGATCTTATTTACAAGGTTTCATCATTTAGTCATCCGTTCTCTAGGGAAGAGGAGGATGTAATGAAAGAATATAGTTTTGTTCCTGTTGAGGCTCTTCCAGGCCACCTATGTGTGTCAGTGACTTATTGTCCAACTCTATCTGAATTTAACCTTGAGCCTTTGGTATCTTTGCCACCAAAGATTATAACAGACTATGTCGGTAGCCCTACCACAGACCCTATGAGATCCTTTCCTTCATCAGAGAAGGGTGTTCGTGCTACATCCTTTCCATTAAGAGGAGTGCGACCTCCATCTTCAGCTCCATTTCAACGTCCACACAGCTGGTCTAGTGGTTTTCACCGAGGATTCCCTTTTACACAAAATCAATCCCTAGGAGGATCTCCGCCTGCTTATCGTACATCTCCCGTGCCATATGATATTGCATCTCCACCTTCTGATATGTATGGTAATAGAATTCAAAATCATAGATTGTCAACTCTACAACAGGTTACTGCTTATGATGAATATCAGCTTTCACCCCCATTCTCACCATCTGCTTCCCCTTCTCCTCCAACATACTTATCCAGTGCTAATCCTTTACTGACTCATCATCGTTCTGAGACTGCCCCTGTAACAATTCCACTTCCACTAACTGGCAGAAGTTCTAGATATCTTTCTCCTAACTCTTCTGATCCAAGTAGACATTCTCTTCCCCCTCTGTCTCCCAGAAGCTCAAAGCATGATGCCTCTTCTCAGGAATCTCCCTCTGGGATTCGGTCATACAGGAAAATAGAAGCTCTAAGGGCTGGAGAGTCGCCTTCTGGCTTAGCAAATCATTATTCTGTATTGAAG GTGGTCAAAGATAGTAAAGATGATTCGGGCCGGTTCTCTGGATTGTTATCTTCCAGTGGATCACCACGTATTGGATTCTCTAGAAGCTCTAGTAGATTATCTTTCCAGGATGACACAGATGATTGTGAATTTTCTTGCCCTTTTGATGTTGATGATGTTGATGCATCTGATTCCCTGGCCAG TCAGAACATAGAGGGAAAAAAAGCTTCAGAATTCACTGCACAGTCAGCTGGTAAAAAATCACAAGATGCTGCTGTTGGCATTCTTGTTCACATGCTTAGAACAGCACTTCCTCTGCGACAAGACTCAAGTTGTTATTCAGCTTATTCTTTAAAGACTGAATGCGAAGGAGGTTTTGGTACTGCTTCTGAATTTTATATGCCTCGGAAAACAGCAGATGCACTTGAAGAGCTCAAGAGCTACAGAGAAATGAAAGATCTACTACTATCAAAGAGTGGAGCTCGGGTGGTTAGGAAAGAAGAAATGTAG